One window of the Endomicrobium proavitum genome contains the following:
- a CDS encoding TIGR02757 family protein, with protein MLHEIKKLLDIEVANKNTSLELSATAAADPLRVAKKHKDDFVAVICALFAYGNAKLIEKFLLSLDFSALNDDEKTIRKKLQGCYYRFQTNEDVVQLFKTLSLLKKKHSLEELFLQGYLKGGVIAGIKTVLEKMYSLNSYRSQGYEFLLGKIPDKNPSSPYKRWNLFLRWVVRSDELDMGLWRGVNKASLLMPLDVHTFNVSKKLGLLKRKTYDFKAVLELTETLKTFDAADPIKYDFAIYRLGQSHEIEKYLS; from the coding sequence ATGCTGCATGAAATTAAAAAACTTTTAGATATTGAAGTTGCAAATAAAAACACTTCGCTTGAACTTTCTGCAACTGCGGCCGCAGATCCGTTACGGGTTGCTAAAAAGCACAAGGATGATTTTGTTGCTGTTATTTGCGCGTTGTTTGCTTACGGCAATGCCAAGCTTATTGAAAAGTTTTTGCTCTCTTTGGATTTTTCCGCATTAAACGATGATGAAAAAACCATACGCAAAAAACTGCAGGGATGCTATTATCGTTTTCAAACTAACGAAGATGTTGTGCAGCTTTTTAAAACGCTTTCACTGCTTAAAAAAAAGCATTCTCTGGAAGAGCTTTTTTTACAAGGATATTTGAAAGGAGGCGTAATTGCCGGCATTAAAACTGTTCTTGAAAAAATGTACAGTTTAAACTCTTACCGCTCGCAGGGTTATGAATTTTTGCTTGGAAAAATTCCGGACAAAAATCCGTCGTCGCCGTATAAAAGATGGAATTTATTTTTGCGTTGGGTTGTGCGCAGCGACGAGCTTGATATGGGTTTGTGGCGCGGCGTAAATAAGGCTTCGCTTTTAATGCCTTTGGACGTTCATACTTTTAATGTTTCAAAAAAACTTGGACTTTTGAAGCGCAAAACATACGATTTCAAAGCGGTTTTGGAACTTACCGAAACGCTTAAAACTTTTGACGCCGCAGACCCCATAAAATATGATTTTGCCATATACCGCCTTGGGCAGTCGCACGAAATAGAAAAATATCTATCCTAA
- a CDS encoding NAD(P)/FAD-dependent oxidoreductase, whose translation MKEKIYDAAIVGAGASGLFLGAHLNLFGDVCIIEKELNAAKKLNVSGGGKCNFSNRNIGYKNYVCSNERFVKSALCGYTTEDFLEFLKNNNIEIEERNFGRLFLKESAMQLSNVFIKKCLENNCLFLFGKEVVDVEKKDDLFILQIEDSNKNIINIKARNAVIASGGLALNGTKFAIDLAEKFGIKTFPLRAALVAAVIENNISDMSGISLNVKVSFGKHSFYDGIVFTQAGLSGPAIYQISLYANSGDTISIDFLPDVDIASEFAVNRNKNINIESVIANYLPKRLAKAFVPQQTPTLSNCSKKDLENITANVKNAKFKISSLENYNKAEVMSGGVSTDDISSQTMESKKVKGLYFTGEALDVTGQLGGYNLHWAWASAYAVVKELQNKKHGAANAA comes from the coding sequence ATGAAAGAGAAAATATACGATGCGGCTATTGTCGGCGCGGGGGCGAGCGGGTTGTTTTTAGGGGCGCACCTCAATTTGTTCGGCGATGTTTGTATAATAGAGAAAGAATTAAATGCCGCTAAGAAGTTGAATGTTTCCGGCGGGGGGAAGTGTAATTTTTCTAACAGAAATATAGGTTATAAAAATTATGTTTGCTCTAATGAGCGCTTTGTTAAGTCTGCGCTTTGCGGTTATACAACTGAAGATTTTTTAGAGTTTTTAAAAAATAATAATATAGAAATTGAAGAGCGGAATTTTGGGCGTTTGTTTTTGAAAGAAAGCGCAATGCAGCTTAGTAATGTTTTTATAAAAAAATGTTTGGAAAATAATTGTTTGTTTTTATTCGGCAAAGAAGTTGTTGATGTTGAAAAGAAAGACGATTTATTTATTTTGCAAATAGAAGATTCAAATAAAAATATTATAAATATTAAAGCGCGTAATGCAGTGATTGCTTCCGGCGGGCTTGCTTTAAACGGAACAAAATTTGCTATAGATTTGGCGGAGAAATTCGGAATAAAAACGTTTCCGCTTCGCGCGGCTCTTGTTGCTGCGGTTATTGAAAACAATATTAGCGACATGTCCGGGATTTCTTTAAATGTTAAAGTGAGTTTTGGCAAACATTCTTTTTACGACGGAATTGTTTTTACCCAAGCCGGTTTAAGCGGACCTGCTATATACCAGATATCTCTTTACGCAAATTCCGGCGACACTATATCAATAGATTTTTTGCCCGATGTTGATATAGCCTCCGAGTTTGCCGTTAACCGCAATAAAAATATAAACATTGAATCTGTAATAGCGAATTATTTGCCTAAAAGATTAGCAAAGGCATTTGTCCCGCAACAAACGCCAACGTTAAGCAATTGTTCTAAAAAAGATTTGGAAAATATAACGGCTAACGTTAAAAATGCGAAGTTTAAAATATCGTCTTTAGAAAATTATAATAAAGCTGAAGTTATGTCAGGCGGCGTTAGCACTGACGATATTTCATCGCAAACAATGGAAAGCAAAAAAGTTAAAGGTTTGTATTTTACCGGCGAAGCTCTTGATGTAACGGGTCAGCTTGGCGGATATAATTTGCATTGGGCGTGGGCGTCCGCTTACGCTGTTGTAAAAGAATTGCAAAATAAAAAACACGGAGCGGCAAATGCTGCATGA
- a CDS encoding thermonuclease family protein, whose product MAKKKASVKKTTKLLAFLFAIIVSGFFAKETVVKDYAEPVKGVIAGKVTKIADGDTLTIINSDNKLVKIRLYGIDAPETKQEFGSNSKQFLSSQINGKYITVDVIDIDKYKRSVGRVFIDDLDINREMVKNGYAWVYSQYMKLPEKSEWENLQTIAKADKKGLWQEDNPTAPWKWRKDPAYK is encoded by the coding sequence ATGGCTAAAAAGAAAGCTTCTGTAAAGAAAACCACTAAATTACTTGCCTTTCTGTTTGCAATTATAGTTTCAGGCTTTTTTGCTAAAGAGACTGTTGTAAAAGATTATGCTGAACCTGTTAAAGGAGTTATTGCCGGCAAAGTAACTAAAATTGCTGATGGTGATACCTTGACTATTATAAATTCAGATAACAAATTGGTTAAAATAAGGCTTTATGGCATAGACGCGCCTGAAACTAAGCAAGAGTTTGGTTCAAACTCTAAACAATTTTTATCAAGCCAAATAAACGGTAAATACATTACAGTTGATGTTATAGATATTGATAAATATAAGCGTTCAGTTGGAAGAGTTTTCATTGATGATTTAGACATTAACAGAGAAATGGTTAAAAATGGCTATGCTTGGGTATATTCTCAATATATGAAACTTCCGGAAAAATCAGAATGGGAAAATCTACAAACAATAGCCAAGGCAGATAAAAAGGGCTTATGGCAAGAAGATAACCCAACAGCTCCTTGGAAATGGCGTAAAGATCCGGCATATAAATAA
- a CDS encoding efflux RND transporter permease subunit: MNLAKLSIKRPTFIFAILIAALVLGVMAFSKLSVRMFPDVEFPYVAVITSYPGAGVAEIDQLVSKPIEDAMSGVSGLKHVTSMNQDNISVVFAEFELSKNPDIAAQEVRDKIGQIRLTLPDDVDEPIIMKADMNSMPLVILSLKSDTLSPKELYDFADDVVSKDFAQVAGVSQISIVGGQKREIQVKANKDKLKEHEITLTALAARIQANSLNIPAGKIDRGSKEIAFRTMGEFTSVDQIGNVVVSFMGNDVPVTVKDVAQVVDGVQSETSRARLDTKEDGKISYESSLLVQVFRQAKGNDVAVSDGVQLKLDEVNKKYQRYAGKPHLTLISDSARGVRLNIADVKNTIVEGIFLAILVVYFFLGSWRSTFITALALPNSLIGSFIFMYAFGFSLNVISLMSLSLAVGLLIDDAIVVRENIFRHYEEGEDPVKAAINGTNEVTLAVIATTSTVIAVFLPVSFLSGIMGQFFREFGLTVVFAMAISILDALTIAPMLSAYFIPDKNKKAKKRGEFSESVKRVFARIVKVVRFLTVDWFNIVFNAVERFYTKTISFIVKTKGMKLITLGASAVIVFIVIGLVAAGALKVNFMPNSDWGEFNVSITARPGTSLEQMDKYTREVEEVIMNEPDVELVSASVGSTGMWSSPTNEASLYVKMYSKDEEHNILKKYAKAFIGIFQKESDKRSTSQMKDYLRDVLQKKYGDELTFQYLRQSIGGAESEFVVELTGDNVDVLYSAAQNLMERFKTIPHLVDIKSNYQPGKPEMQIQMDMKNMESLGVNSVIAGNEIRAMVDGATAGKYRENGLEYDIRVKFRDDQKDVVKDFDTIYVNNVNNKLVRLKNVAFVRATDGPTQIFKKDRARYVTVEGNISEGGTISEVQSEAFKIFKEEKYNNPKTSAKFKNVEMKVSGNAEEMGTMVQSIAIAALLSLLFIFMVLSSLYESVVTPFTIMTALPLAIVGAIFSLIIARQPADMFTLIGMIMLLGIVAKNSILLVDYIQQQIRAGFDIDTAIVKAGTIRFRPILMTSFALIAGMLPTALGLSEVGSFRKGMGIVVIGGIISSTVLTLVVVPAIFEYMDIFRHFLRRIFGRPDTRMVDLTDEELKTKDL, from the coding sequence ATGAATTTAGCAAAACTGTCAATTAAACGACCAACGTTTATTTTTGCAATTCTTATTGCCGCGCTTGTTTTAGGCGTTATGGCATTTTCAAAATTAAGCGTAAGAATGTTTCCGGATGTAGAGTTTCCTTACGTAGCCGTTATTACAAGTTATCCCGGCGCCGGCGTTGCGGAAATAGACCAGCTTGTTTCAAAACCTATTGAAGACGCTATGAGCGGCGTTTCCGGACTTAAGCATGTAACTTCCATGAATCAGGATAATATATCGGTTGTGTTTGCGGAATTTGAATTGTCAAAAAATCCGGATATAGCCGCACAGGAAGTTCGCGATAAAATAGGACAAATAAGACTTACTCTTCCGGACGACGTAGATGAGCCTATTATTATGAAAGCGGACATGAACAGCATGCCGCTTGTAATTTTAAGCTTGAAGTCCGATACGCTTTCTCCGAAAGAATTGTATGATTTTGCCGACGATGTTGTGTCTAAAGATTTTGCGCAAGTTGCCGGCGTTTCCCAAATAAGCATTGTCGGAGGACAAAAAAGAGAAATTCAAGTTAAAGCAAATAAAGATAAACTTAAAGAACACGAAATTACTCTTACGGCGCTTGCCGCAAGAATACAAGCCAACAGTTTAAATATTCCGGCGGGAAAAATTGACAGAGGGTCTAAAGAAATAGCTTTTAGGACTATGGGCGAATTTACTTCCGTTGACCAAATAGGAAACGTTGTCGTAAGTTTTATGGGCAACGATGTTCCCGTTACGGTAAAAGACGTGGCGCAGGTTGTTGACGGCGTTCAATCCGAAACTTCAAGAGCAAGATTAGATACCAAAGAAGACGGAAAAATAAGTTATGAGTCTTCATTATTGGTGCAGGTTTTCAGACAGGCTAAAGGCAATGACGTTGCCGTATCCGACGGAGTACAGCTTAAGCTTGACGAGGTAAATAAAAAATATCAGAGATATGCCGGCAAACCGCATCTTACGCTTATTTCCGACTCGGCGCGCGGAGTTCGTCTTAATATAGCCGACGTTAAAAATACTATTGTTGAAGGAATTTTTCTTGCGATACTTGTAGTTTATTTTTTCCTCGGCAGCTGGCGATCAACGTTTATTACCGCGCTTGCTCTTCCTAACAGCTTGATAGGTTCTTTTATTTTCATGTATGCTTTCGGGTTTAGCTTAAATGTTATTTCGCTTATGTCTTTGTCTCTTGCCGTCGGGCTTTTAATTGACGACGCCATAGTTGTGCGAGAAAATATTTTCAGGCATTACGAAGAGGGCGAAGACCCTGTAAAAGCGGCAATAAACGGAACCAATGAAGTTACTCTTGCAGTTATCGCAACAACAAGCACGGTTATAGCGGTGTTTTTGCCCGTATCGTTTTTAAGCGGCATAATGGGTCAATTCTTCAGAGAATTCGGACTTACCGTTGTTTTTGCAATGGCAATATCTATTCTTGACGCTTTAACTATAGCGCCTATGCTTTCGGCTTATTTCATACCTGATAAAAATAAAAAAGCAAAAAAGCGCGGAGAATTTTCCGAAAGCGTAAAAAGAGTTTTTGCGAGAATTGTTAAAGTTGTAAGATTTTTGACGGTTGATTGGTTTAACATAGTTTTTAATGCAGTGGAAAGATTTTACACAAAAACAATTTCTTTTATTGTAAAAACAAAAGGAATGAAACTTATAACTTTAGGCGCGTCGGCAGTTATAGTTTTTATAGTTATAGGACTTGTCGCCGCCGGCGCTCTTAAGGTTAACTTCATGCCTAATTCCGACTGGGGAGAGTTTAACGTAAGCATTACGGCTCGTCCGGGAACCTCTCTTGAGCAGATGGATAAATACACAAGAGAAGTGGAAGAAGTTATTATGAACGAGCCGGATGTTGAGCTTGTTTCCGCATCCGTAGGTTCTACCGGAATGTGGTCAAGCCCTACAAACGAAGCAAGCTTATATGTGAAAATGTACTCCAAAGACGAAGAACATAACATATTAAAAAAATACGCAAAAGCTTTTATCGGAATTTTTCAGAAAGAATCCGATAAGCGTTCAACTTCGCAAATGAAAGATTATTTGAGAGACGTATTGCAGAAAAAATACGGCGACGAACTTACTTTTCAATATCTCAGACAATCTATCGGCGGCGCGGAAAGCGAGTTTGTTGTGGAACTTACGGGCGATAATGTGGACGTTTTATACAGCGCGGCGCAAAACTTAATGGAGCGTTTTAAAACCATACCGCATCTTGTTGATATTAAATCTAATTATCAACCCGGCAAACCTGAAATGCAAATTCAGATGGATATGAAAAACATGGAATCTCTCGGCGTAAATTCCGTTATAGCCGGCAACGAAATAAGAGCCATGGTTGACGGAGCCACAGCCGGCAAATACAGAGAAAACGGTTTAGAATACGATATAAGAGTAAAATTCCGCGACGATCAAAAAGACGTAGTCAAAGATTTTGATACCATATACGTTAACAATGTTAACAACAAATTGGTACGTCTTAAAAATGTAGCTTTTGTCCGCGCTACAGACGGCCCTACGCAGATTTTCAAAAAGGACAGAGCGCGCTACGTTACCGTAGAGGGAAATATTTCCGAAGGCGGAACTATCAGCGAAGTTCAATCCGAGGCGTTTAAAATTTTCAAAGAAGAAAAATATAACAATCCGAAAACTTCCGCGAAATTTAAAAATGTAGAAATGAAAGTGTCGGGCAACGCCGAAGAAATGGGCACAATGGTGCAAAGCATAGCAATTGCCGCGTTACTTTCGCTGCTCTTTATTTTCATGGTGCTTTCAAGCTTGTATGAATCTGTCGTAACGCCGTTTACTATTATGACGGCGCTGCCGCTTGCAATTGTAGGCGCAATTTTCTCTTTGATAATTGCAAGGCAGCCAGCCGATATGTTTACGCTTATCGGTATGATAATGCTTTTGGGTATAGTCGCAAAAAATTCTATTTTGCTTGTGGACTATATTCAGCAGCAAATACGCGCAGGTTTTGACATAGACACTGCAATAGTTAAAGCCGGAACCATAAGATTCCGTCCGATACTTATGACTTCTTTCGCGCTGATAGCCGGCATGTTGCCAACGGCTCTCGGACTTTCCGAAGTGGGAAGTTTCAGAAAAGGCATGGGAATAGTTGTAATCGGCGGTATCATAAGTTCTACTGTTTTAACGCTTGTGGTTGTGCCTGCAATATTTGAGTATATGGATATTTTCAGACATTTCCTAAGAAGAATTTTCGGCAGACCCGATACAAGAATGGTAGATTTAACGGACGAAGAATTAAAAACAAAAGATCTTTAA
- a CDS encoding TolC family protein, translating to MKKLKLFLSAAVLAVCSAGAFGEVLSLEDYVDLIKKNNNDLIAVQASIDAVKGKIIEIDRAYAYYFNLGGSYTDDKSGRPYSYPTLTTNEIKNISYDASINKQFAIGTKVTLGLNGSLGSYDLITGTKYDVTDVAPFIRLEQSLLKELGGGATKANVLKAKADAKSALYLLEYKKQSVLLNAKLAYWNLSYARSVVDFRTTSLDRTQKILDWNQKRYAKDLAEKSDLLQSQAAYKMRDLNLRLAKESEVQASRVFNGFLNSSSEKVLYDVEAFMKMGNNFEKGKVISKKGQRADLLAAFEDVESAKQAAVASKKSIGQDLVLTGQFSLNGVDEKYEVAKDYVLKGEKPAFTVGLKYTLPLDFSARSSIKSGYESAKTSAQKTAESAKIKESNDWLQLVDNWNNSKARLALLTEIQTIQHQRNAEEQNLLKKGRSTTYYVLQSEQDLDDSTLNVFQNILELVSIYEQAEAFYNTNEIE from the coding sequence ATGAAAAAGTTGAAGTTGTTTTTGTCGGCGGCTGTTTTGGCCGTTTGCTCCGCCGGAGCTTTCGGCGAAGTTTTAAGTCTTGAAGATTATGTGGATTTGATAAAGAAGAACAATAATGACCTCATAGCGGTTCAGGCAAGCATTGACGCCGTTAAAGGAAAAATTATTGAAATAGACAGAGCTTATGCGTATTATTTTAATTTAGGCGGTTCTTACACCGACGATAAAAGCGGAAGACCGTATTCGTATCCGACGCTCACTACTAATGAAATAAAAAACATATCTTATGACGCAAGCATAAACAAGCAGTTTGCTATAGGCACGAAAGTTACATTGGGGCTTAACGGTTCTCTTGGTTCTTACGATCTTATAACCGGCACAAAATATGATGTTACCGACGTTGCTCCTTTTATAAGACTTGAGCAGTCCCTTTTAAAAGAACTCGGCGGCGGCGCAACTAAAGCCAATGTTTTAAAAGCTAAAGCCGATGCAAAATCTGCGCTTTATCTTTTGGAGTATAAAAAACAGTCCGTTCTTCTAAACGCTAAACTTGCGTATTGGAATTTATCGTATGCAAGAAGCGTTGTAGATTTTAGAACGACCTCTCTTGATAGAACCCAGAAAATTCTTGATTGGAATCAAAAAAGATATGCAAAAGATTTAGCGGAAAAGTCGGATTTGCTTCAGTCTCAGGCGGCGTATAAAATGAGAGATTTGAATTTAAGACTTGCCAAAGAAAGCGAAGTTCAGGCGTCAAGAGTTTTTAACGGATTTTTAAACAGTTCTTCCGAAAAAGTTTTATACGACGTAGAAGCTTTTATGAAAATGGGAAACAACTTTGAAAAAGGAAAAGTTATTTCAAAAAAAGGTCAAAGGGCGGATTTGCTTGCGGCTTTTGAAGATGTTGAAAGCGCCAAGCAGGCTGCGGTGGCTTCCAAAAAAAGCATAGGGCAAGATTTGGTTTTAACCGGACAATTTTCTCTAAACGGCGTTGATGAAAAATATGAAGTTGCAAAAGACTATGTTTTAAAAGGCGAAAAACCTGCGTTTACCGTGGGCTTAAAATATACTTTGCCTTTGGATTTTTCCGCAAGAAGCTCTATAAAGAGCGGATATGAAAGCGCGAAAACTTCCGCGCAAAAAACGGCGGAATCCGCAAAGATAAAAGAAAGCAACGACTGGCTGCAGCTTGTAGATAATTGGAATAATTCTAAAGCGCGTCTTGCTCTTTTAACGGAGATACAAACTATTCAGCATCAAAGAAACGCGGAAGAACAGAACCTGCTTAAAAAAGGCAGAAGCACAACGTATTACGTTTTGCAAAGCGAACAAGATTTGGACGATTCAACTTTAAACGTTTTCCAAAATATTCTTGAACTTGTAAGCATATACGAGCAGGCCGAAGCTTTTTACAATACAAATGAAATTGAATAA
- a CDS encoding TetR/AcrR family transcriptional regulator, with product MSRPSQNIDKKLIAIGKKRMIEQGIAKLSIRSICIESKVNLGMFYYYFKTKENYIKILLETLTNDLHAYWIKESEGLSSAPEKLKRVLYLNAKMMKEKRGAFETIVKDVDFSNDFYKNIAKGLHKQFGEFFLNLIKDCKQEGYLDKNISNEILTAVIIGGVMMYSKHCVNICDDNAIYAKMEEMINLLFEKFK from the coding sequence ATGTCAAGACCATCGCAGAACATTGATAAAAAACTAATTGCCATAGGCAAGAAAAGAATGATTGAGCAAGGCATTGCAAAGCTTAGCATTCGTTCTATTTGCATTGAATCCAAAGTTAATTTGGGAATGTTTTATTATTATTTTAAAACGAAAGAAAATTATATAAAAATTCTTCTTGAAACTTTAACTAACGATTTGCACGCTTATTGGATTAAAGAGTCCGAAGGGCTGTCAAGCGCGCCGGAGAAGTTAAAAAGAGTTCTTTATCTTAACGCGAAAATGATGAAAGAAAAAAGAGGCGCTTTTGAGACAATAGTTAAAGACGTAGATTTCTCAAACGACTTTTACAAAAATATTGCAAAAGGCCTTCATAAGCAATTCGGCGAGTTTTTTTTAAATTTAATAAAAGACTGCAAGCAAGAAGGATATTTGGACAAAAATATATCAAACGAAATTCTTACGGCGGTAATTATCGGCGGCGTTATGATGTATTCAAAACACTGCGTTAATATTTGCGACGATAATGCCATTTACGCAAAAATGGAAGAGATGATAAATTTACTGTTTGAAAAATTTAAATAA
- the rlmD gene encoding 23S rRNA (uracil(1939)-C(5))-methyltransferase RlmD translates to MSLKNQTINVKCEKIVFPGRSLCRCADGIALFTEGLLAGETADVLVIRDKKSFREGLLKNITEKSPARIEPKCLSFGRCGGCTFQNTDYKNQIKYKKEYIGELLNIFGVEIGEILQSPQVWNYRNKMEFSFFNNGDKADLGLHCRGSFNRYVSVPPCFIADEDFVKAAEIVKNFANKNGLPAYNNKTHEGFFRHLVLRKAQNNNQFLINIVTNAAEYNFAPLVKELTPFAQSIFWTQNGRLSDAVVVDNFTLLYGKENITEKLNVGAKDYFFNISPFSFFQTNSKGTEILYNEVLRLLNPSKQDELLDLYCGTGTIGISMAHRVQKVIGIEQIEQAVENAKTNAELNKISNAQFYASTAEKWVKENNQKFNSIVIDPPRSGLTNDVIKFLLNSGAKKIVYVSCNPSTLARDLTLLTSENKYKIKAITPVDMFPQTYHVETVVLLEA, encoded by the coding sequence ATGTCCTTAAAAAATCAAACAATCAACGTTAAATGTGAAAAAATAGTTTTTCCGGGGCGTTCTCTTTGCAGATGTGCCGACGGAATTGCTTTGTTTACGGAAGGCTTGCTTGCGGGCGAGACCGCAGATGTTTTGGTTATCAGAGATAAAAAATCTTTCAGGGAAGGGCTTTTAAAAAATATCACGGAAAAATCTCCCGCAAGAATAGAGCCTAAATGTTTGTCGTTTGGCAGGTGCGGCGGGTGCACTTTTCAAAATACGGATTATAAAAACCAGATAAAATATAAAAAAGAATACATAGGCGAACTTTTAAATATTTTCGGCGTTGAAATAGGCGAAATTTTACAAAGCCCGCAGGTTTGGAACTACAGAAATAAAATGGAGTTTAGTTTTTTTAATAATGGCGATAAGGCCGATTTGGGTCTTCATTGCCGCGGAAGTTTTAACAGATATGTTTCCGTTCCGCCGTGTTTTATTGCCGACGAAGATTTTGTAAAAGCTGCGGAAATTGTTAAAAACTTTGCAAACAAAAACGGACTGCCTGCTTACAACAATAAAACTCACGAAGGTTTTTTCAGGCATTTGGTTTTAAGAAAAGCGCAAAATAATAATCAGTTTCTTATAAATATTGTTACAAACGCAGCAGAGTATAATTTTGCGCCGTTAGTAAAAGAATTAACTCCTTTTGCGCAAAGTATATTTTGGACGCAAAACGGCAGACTTTCCGACGCGGTTGTGGTAGATAATTTTACTTTGCTTTACGGCAAAGAAAACATAACCGAAAAATTAAATGTCGGCGCAAAAGATTATTTTTTCAATATCTCGCCTTTTTCATTTTTTCAGACAAACTCCAAAGGCACGGAAATACTTTACAATGAAGTTTTAAGACTTTTAAACCCGTCAAAACAAGACGAGCTTTTAGATTTATATTGCGGCACCGGCACAATAGGAATATCTATGGCGCACCGCGTTCAAAAAGTTATAGGTATAGAACAAATTGAGCAGGCTGTAGAAAACGCAAAAACTAACGCCGAATTAAATAAAATCAGCAATGCGCAATTTTACGCGTCAACGGCAGAAAAATGGGTAAAAGAAAACAATCAAAAATTTAATTCAATAGTCATAGACCCGCCCAGAAGCGGTCTTACAAACGATGTCATAAAATTTTTACTGAATTCCGGCGCAAAAAAAATAGTATATGTATCCTGCAATCCGTCAACGCTTGCCAGAGATTTAACTCTTCTAACGTCGGAAAACAAATATAAAATAAAAGCGATAACCCCGGTGGATATGTTTCCTCAAACTTACCATGTAGAGACTGTGGTATTGCTTGAAGCATAA
- a CDS encoding YajQ family cyclic di-GMP-binding protein — protein MADKFSFDIVSEVDMMEVENAVNQSQKELANRFDFKGSKASLELNKNDKKITLVADDDFKMKALKDILEGRFAKRGISLKSLDYKSQEKAFEGYIRQVAEIISGLPSEKAKELAKIIRDSKIKVQTQIDGAKVKVISPKKDDLQQVIAYLKQVSFSLPLQFTNYR, from the coding sequence ATGGCTGATAAATTTTCATTTGACATAGTTTCGGAAGTAGATATGATGGAAGTTGAAAACGCCGTAAATCAGTCCCAAAAAGAGCTTGCCAACAGATTTGATTTTAAAGGCAGCAAAGCTTCTCTTGAGCTTAATAAAAACGACAAAAAAATTACTCTTGTTGCCGACGATGATTTTAAAATGAAAGCCTTGAAAGATATTTTGGAAGGACGCTTTGCGAAAAGAGGCATTTCGTTGAAATCGTTAGATTATAAGTCGCAGGAAAAAGCTTTTGAAGGATATATAAGGCAGGTTGCCGAAATAATTTCCGGACTTCCTTCGGAAAAAGCGAAAGAACTTGCAAAAATTATAAGAGACTCAAAAATAAAAGTTCAAACGCAAATTGACGGCGCAAAAGTAAAAGTAATTTCTCCCAAAAAAGACGATTTGCAGCAGGTTATAGCGTATTTAAAACAAGTAAGTTTTTCACTCCCTCTTCAGTTTACAAACTACAGATAA